The Acidobacteriota bacterium genome has a segment encoding these proteins:
- a CDS encoding polysaccharide biosynthesis tyrosine autokinase, producing the protein MLTRQSTIVREMHLKDAWAILKENLWIVATCLVVIVSTVAIVSFSKTPMYQTSARVLIKARLPNIMGGGLHSVEDNLVPQSAYDMITFINSQKLVIRSTGMAERVLERFPHLREHPRFKNAGNPAAVLRSRVQAKQLERSHILDIIVVDSDPKLAADIANAVAETYASYNLEVIDETASHIYSILQEKLDSVRGEVEQTRTNLLGTAAETDVYNPQDIESINTAKLSSLSSAYTGTRTERIEKEVLMEQIREVERRKGDYSEIYVIAQSPAFSTLHSQLINLEIERASLAETYKEKHPMMQSHLATMNEVKANLNQEVQMFVKALKKEHARLKALEEQYFQALEKARLESAELNKQLIAYETSEREVRFAEDAYTLIFQRLKDRDIMDGLQMDIVSVLERATVPTVPFTPKIKLNILFSLLFSVFVSAGVVILKEYLDTTVRTPDDIEALKLPILSMIPHAAEGTGRSTAREAYNSLRTALLFSRGDAAHYTLLVTSTVPKEGKTSVTSSLGKTLASAGERVLMVDCDFRRPMLHNKFNIDRRKGGVASYVMQSESVDIETYIQNVAPNLDVLACGPIPPDPPKILGSQQFKDLLSRLKQRYRWVLLDSPPLLGLADSVVLSTICDGLCLVIRRNKVDKLAAQRCLGQMRDINVNVIGAVFNDLDFRSAYYTRYYRYGGGYYYYYYSSQEEKEKDSMMPMVERFRKRRRSQDAVSETFFDS; encoded by the coding sequence ATGCTGACACGGCAAAGCACTATTGTGCGCGAAATGCATCTCAAGGATGCGTGGGCGATTCTAAAGGAGAACCTCTGGATCGTCGCAACCTGTTTGGTGGTGATCGTCTCAACCGTAGCGATTGTATCCTTCAGCAAAACCCCCATGTATCAAACCTCGGCACGCGTCCTCATAAAGGCGCGGCTTCCCAACATCATGGGCGGCGGATTGCACAGCGTGGAGGACAACTTGGTGCCGCAGAGCGCGTACGATATGATAACCTTCATCAATTCGCAAAAACTGGTGATACGAAGCACGGGGATGGCCGAACGTGTCCTTGAAAGATTCCCCCATCTTCGTGAACACCCGCGTTTTAAAAACGCCGGGAATCCTGCAGCCGTCCTGCGCAGCAGGGTTCAAGCGAAGCAGTTGGAAAGATCGCATATTTTGGACATTATTGTCGTGGACAGCGATCCGAAGCTGGCGGCGGACATTGCGAACGCCGTAGCGGAAACGTATGCGTCTTACAATCTCGAGGTCATTGACGAAACCGCGAGCCACATCTACTCCATCCTGCAGGAGAAATTGGATTCCGTGCGCGGCGAGGTGGAGCAAACTCGAACCAATCTCCTTGGAACGGCTGCGGAAACGGATGTGTACAATCCCCAGGACATCGAGAGCATTAACACCGCGAAGCTGAGTTCCTTAAGCTCAGCGTACACGGGCACGCGTACCGAACGCATTGAAAAAGAGGTTTTGATGGAACAGATTCGCGAGGTGGAGCGGCGGAAGGGGGATTATTCGGAAATTTATGTCATTGCCCAATCCCCTGCCTTTTCAACCCTCCATAGCCAGTTAATTAACTTGGAGATCGAGCGAGCAAGCCTCGCGGAGACCTATAAAGAAAAACACCCGATGATGCAGAGCCATCTCGCGACGATGAACGAGGTTAAGGCGAATCTGAACCAGGAGGTTCAGATGTTTGTAAAAGCTCTCAAAAAGGAGCATGCGCGCTTGAAAGCTCTTGAAGAGCAGTATTTCCAAGCGCTTGAAAAGGCGAGGCTTGAATCGGCTGAACTGAACAAGCAGCTCATCGCTTATGAAACAAGCGAGCGGGAGGTGAGATTCGCCGAGGACGCGTACACGTTGATCTTTCAACGCCTCAAGGATAGGGACATCATGGACGGCCTTCAGATGGACATTGTGAGCGTCTTGGAACGGGCGACCGTTCCGACCGTACCGTTCACGCCGAAAATCAAACTCAACATCCTGTTCAGCCTGCTCTTCAGCGTTTTTGTCAGCGCGGGAGTGGTAATTTTAAAGGAATATCTCGATACGACCGTTCGAACACCGGATGACATCGAAGCGCTCAAATTGCCCATCCTGAGCATGATTCCCCATGCAGCCGAAGGCACGGGGCGAAGCACGGCGCGCGAGGCCTATAACAGTTTGCGCACCGCCCTTCTGTTTTCGAGAGGCGATGCGGCGCATTATACACTTCTGGTCACGAGCACCGTGCCGAAGGAAGGCAAGACCTCGGTGACAAGCAGCCTCGGAAAAACCCTCGCTTCGGCGGGAGAGCGGGTGCTTATGGTGGATTGCGATTTCCGGAGGCCGATGCTTCACAACAAGTTCAACATTGATCGACGGAAAGGCGGTGTCGCCAGTTACGTGATGCAGAGCGAATCGGTGGACATCGAAACCTACATTCAAAACGTGGCCCCCAATCTGGACGTTCTTGCATGCGGCCCCATTCCCCCTGACCCGCCCAAAATCTTGGGCTCCCAGCAATTCAAGGACCTGCTTTCGAGACTCAAGCAGCGCTATCGGTGGGTTCTTCTGGACTCCCCTCCCTTGCTGGGGCTGGCCGATTCGGTGGTGCTTTCGACGATCTGCGATGGGCTGTGCCTGGTGATTCGGCGCAATAAGGTGGACAAGCTCGCGGCGCAGCGATGCTTGGGCCAAATGCGGGACATCAACGTGAACGTGATTGGCGCGGTTTTCAACGATTTGGATTTTCGGAGCGCTTACTACACCCGCTACTACAGATACGGCGGAGGGTACTACTATTACTACTACTCTTCGCAAGAGGAGAAGGAAAAGGACAGCATGATGCCGATGGTCGAGCGCTTCCGCAAACGCCGCCGGTCCCAGGACGCGGTATCGGAGACCTTTTTTGATTCGTAA
- a CDS encoding response regulator, whose protein sequence is MGDEKQSLKVLLTDDSASFLHFEKVLLSGTGYQFITATTGTEAYKLTKQEKPDIILLDINMPELTGFECCRLIKNDAEVSDIPVIMVTTRGSQSDIDAAFEAGCDDYLFKPVKKNVLVEMIEKHLKKKPETPA, encoded by the coding sequence ATGGGAGACGAAAAACAAAGCCTCAAGGTTCTCCTGACGGACGACTCAGCGTCGTTTCTGCATTTTGAGAAGGTGCTCCTTTCGGGCACCGGCTACCAGTTTATCACGGCGACCACGGGAACCGAGGCTTACAAGCTGACCAAGCAGGAGAAACCGGACATTATCCTTCTCGACATCAACATGCCCGAGCTGACGGGCTTTGAGTGTTGCCGCTTAATCAAGAACGACGCGGAAGTCTCGGACATTCCCGTCATCATGGTGACGACACGGGGCTCCCAAAGCGACATTGACGCGGCGTTCGAGGCGGGCTGCGACGACTACCTCTTTAAGCCCGTCAAGAAGAACGTCCTCGTCGAAATGATTGAAAAGCATCTTAAAAAGAAGCCCGAAACGCCCGCCTAA
- a CDS encoding amino acid permease, with translation MAACVKSPSRGEFPRALGVLDSTALVVGTIVGSGIFLTTGLIARHLPSSGWILAVWLLGGVLSAMGALTFAQLGALRPEAGGAYVYTREAFGPLPAFLYGWTLFWILQCGSIAAIASGFSHYFGKFFPSFSMERVLVTLAFDGWTWHLAAGQLSAAAAVAVLTLLNICGLRAGSFLQNALAALKLSALAVFAAAGVAFSDVAAPAAMPPSQPASASAVGVALVAVLWAYAGWFNLNFAAEEIKNPRRTIPAALGAGLALVTALYLAVNWVYVRAVPMEVIRGVVPVAERVAVHLWGDFAASLVAAAVVVSTLGALNGLILMSPRAFFAMARDGFFFKMRARLHPRFRTPHTFLAVQGAWSCVLVLAGGYEALFTYVMFAGFLFTALACASLFVLRKRAAGARLPFRWTYPWVPAGYILVCVVLALNTLRERPLESLGGFALLALGAVWYRIGGK, from the coding sequence ATGGCGGCGTGCGTCAAGTCACCTTCACGGGGAGAGTTTCCGCGCGCACTGGGCGTACTCGATTCCACCGCCTTGGTGGTGGGCACCATCGTGGGGTCGGGCATTTTCCTCACCACGGGCCTCATCGCCCGGCACTTGCCTTCCTCCGGGTGGATTCTTGCAGTCTGGCTTCTGGGAGGCGTTCTCTCGGCGATGGGGGCGCTCACCTTCGCCCAATTGGGCGCTCTGCGGCCCGAGGCCGGCGGGGCCTACGTCTATACCCGCGAGGCGTTCGGGCCGCTTCCGGCCTTTCTCTACGGCTGGACCTTGTTTTGGATCCTCCAGTGCGGCTCCATCGCGGCCATCGCGTCGGGCTTTTCCCATTACTTCGGGAAATTCTTTCCTTCCTTCTCGATGGAGCGGGTCCTGGTGACGCTCGCCTTCGACGGCTGGACATGGCACCTTGCGGCGGGCCAGCTTAGCGCCGCCGCCGCCGTCGCCGTCCTCACACTTCTTAACATCTGCGGTCTCCGGGCCGGCAGTTTCCTGCAGAACGCCCTTGCGGCGCTCAAGCTGTCGGCCCTTGCCGTCTTTGCCGCAGCGGGGGTGGCGTTTTCGGATGTCGCGGCCCCGGCGGCCATGCCGCCGTCCCAGCCCGCTTCGGCCTCCGCGGTGGGCGTCGCGCTTGTGGCCGTGCTCTGGGCGTACGCCGGCTGGTTTAATCTCAATTTTGCGGCCGAGGAAATCAAGAATCCCCGCCGCACCATCCCCGCGGCGCTCGGCGCGGGGCTGGCGCTCGTTACGGCGCTCTATCTCGCCGTGAACTGGGTCTACGTGCGCGCCGTGCCCATGGAGGTGATTCGCGGCGTGGTCCCCGTGGCCGAACGCGTGGCGGTGCACCTCTGGGGGGATTTTGCGGCCTCGCTTGTTGCAGCCGCCGTCGTGGTCTCCACGCTGGGCGCCTTGAACGGGCTCATTTTGATGAGCCCGCGCGCTTTCTTCGCCATGGCGCGCGACGGCTTTTTCTTCAAGATGCGCGCGCGGCTTCATCCGCGCTTTCGAACGCCGCATACCTTCCTGGCCGTGCAGGGCGCGTGGTCGTGCGTTCTGGTCCTTGCGGGGGGCTACGAGGCGCTCTTCACGTACGTGATGTTCGCGGGCTTCCTGTTCACGGCGCTCGCCTGCGCTTCGCTCTTCGTGCTCCGAAAGCGCGCGGCCGGCGCAAGGCTCCCGTTTCGCTGGACCTACCCGTGGGTGCCTGCGGGCTACATCCTCGTGTGCGTCGTCCTCGCCCTCAACACGCTGCGCGAACGCCCGCTCGAATCGCTCGGGGGTTTCGCGCTCTTGGCTCTGGGCGCGGTGTGGTATCGGATAGGCGGAAAATAG
- the rdgB gene encoding RdgB/HAM1 family non-canonical purine NTP pyrophosphatase, producing MTTLVLATTSAGKLREIRAELADTGFDPILTLKELPSVSLFPEDGRTFEENAIGKALYYSRATPHLTVADDSGLEVQYLEGGPGVYSARFGGEHVSYDEKNRMILHLLEGVQDKARTARFRCVLAVAQRESVLAVFHGTVEGLIAHEAAGNGGFGYDPIFYVPSLGKTLAQVPLETKNTLSHRGNAARKLRRYLLENRDRLAAAPESSP from the coding sequence ATGACGACGCTCGTTTTGGCGACCACCAGCGCCGGGAAGCTGCGGGAGATACGCGCCGAGCTTGCGGATACGGGCTTTGACCCGATTCTCACGCTCAAGGAGCTTCCTTCCGTTTCTCTTTTTCCCGAAGATGGACGCACGTTTGAAGAGAACGCCATCGGCAAAGCGCTTTACTACAGCCGCGCGACGCCCCACCTCACCGTCGCCGACGATTCCGGGCTCGAGGTGCAGTACCTGGAAGGGGGGCCCGGCGTTTATTCGGCACGGTTCGGAGGGGAGCATGTCTCGTACGATGAAAAGAACCGCATGATCTTGCACCTGCTCGAAGGCGTGCAAGACAAGGCGCGCACGGCCCGCTTCCGGTGCGTGCTTGCGGTGGCGCAAAGGGAAAGCGTGCTCGCCGTGTTCCATGGGACGGTCGAGGGGCTGATTGCGCACGAGGCGGCGGGTAACGGTGGGTTCGGCTACGATCCCATCTTCTATGTGCCGTCGCTCGGAAAAACCCTTGCCCAGGTGCCGCTTGAGACCAAAAATACGCTAAGCCACCGCGGCAATGCGGCACGAAAGCTACGCCGCTATCTTCTCGAAAACCGCGACCGCCTGGCCGCCGCGCCGGAGTCCTCTCCATGA
- the polA gene encoding DNA polymerase I — MKSEERPALFLVDASHHLYRAYFAIRRLTNSKGFSTNAIYGFVTMLNRLLEAHRPSYLACCFDRAEKTFRHEMFEDYKAGRDEMPDDLVPQIPYVKHVCEARRIPVLEREGFEADDIMGTLAVRAAADGYDVVLVTNDKDLFQLVRSNVRVLYIDRQEGERFLDEAGVEEMFGVRPAQVVDVLALWGDPTDNIPGVPGIGEKGAKQIIHRCGSLEEAIRQSDVLAEKRYRGKITEHVDEARLSKTLATVRTDVDVPWSPEKLRVREPDVETLRALYEELEFQKFLEKLPQQTGGVPAPAAASGKETVPIAADEPPRTLDAKALGALLKDAEARGQIGISPHPAAGGATASPRELIFAVDDGAAYSLALDEAESAECAAAFLENPDVLKTTHDVKRLLLFFPSLSPPFADTMLAAYVLDPEEGAYDVETLARRRLGREIAMPKRPSRRGLYEEAEEDNSGTALCARALVPLWEELKKGLAQQPLLESLYETLELPLTRVLAAMERHGVLLDAERLGELGRELGGELQTLGAEIFDMAGEEFNLNSPRQLAKILYEKLSLPVLKKTAKTKAASTGTEVLELLVAEHPIAQKILDYRQKTKLKSTYVDALPRLAHPQTGRVHTSYNQCVAATGRLSSSEPNLQNIPIRTAEGRRIREAFVAPEGWRLVSADYSQIELRILAHLSGDAVLAKAFERGEDVHERTAVEILGAQPGEVAPDLRRRAKTVNFGVIYGMSAYGLAKQVGVEMGEAASMIRAYFERYAGVAELREEVLKAARETGVVHTLFGRVRRIPEIRNRNRVVREAAERAAFNTPIQGSAADLMKRAMLKVFEAFEARDDAHLIMQVHDELVLEARENAAEGVAQEVKELMEEAFALNVPLAVDTKISRSWM, encoded by the coding sequence ATGAAGTCCGAGGAGCGCCCGGCGCTTTTCTTGGTGGACGCCTCACATCATCTCTACCGCGCCTATTTCGCCATCCGCCGCCTGACGAACTCGAAGGGATTCTCGACGAACGCCATCTACGGTTTTGTGACGATGCTGAACCGACTGCTGGAAGCGCACCGCCCCTCCTACCTTGCCTGCTGCTTCGACCGGGCGGAGAAGACGTTTCGCCACGAGATGTTCGAGGATTACAAGGCGGGCCGCGACGAGATGCCCGACGACCTCGTGCCGCAGATTCCTTACGTCAAGCACGTGTGCGAGGCGCGCCGGATTCCCGTGCTCGAGCGCGAAGGCTTTGAGGCAGACGACATCATGGGAACGCTCGCGGTGCGGGCGGCGGCCGACGGATACGACGTCGTCCTGGTCACGAACGACAAGGACCTTTTCCAGCTCGTGCGCTCGAACGTCCGGGTTCTCTACATCGACAGGCAGGAGGGGGAGCGCTTCCTCGACGAGGCGGGCGTCGAAGAGATGTTCGGCGTGCGCCCCGCGCAGGTGGTCGACGTGCTGGCCCTATGGGGCGACCCCACTGACAACATTCCCGGCGTGCCCGGTATCGGCGAGAAGGGTGCCAAGCAAATCATCCACCGCTGCGGCTCGCTTGAGGAGGCCATCCGCCAGAGCGACGTGCTTGCGGAAAAGCGCTACCGCGGCAAAATTACCGAGCACGTCGACGAGGCGCGGCTCTCAAAAACGCTTGCGACCGTCCGCACCGATGTGGACGTGCCGTGGAGTCCGGAAAAACTTCGCGTAAGGGAGCCGGACGTTGAGACGCTGCGCGCCCTTTACGAAGAACTCGAATTCCAGAAATTTTTGGAGAAATTGCCTCAGCAAACGGGGGGTGTGCCCGCGCCGGCTGCGGCGTCCGGGAAAGAAACGGTGCCGATTGCCGCCGACGAGCCCCCCCGGACGCTCGACGCGAAGGCGCTCGGAGCGCTGCTCAAAGACGCCGAGGCGCGGGGGCAAATCGGGATTTCGCCGCACCCGGCGGCGGGCGGGGCCACGGCCTCGCCGCGCGAGTTGATCTTTGCCGTGGACGACGGGGCGGCCTATTCGCTCGCCCTTGATGAGGCGGAGAGCGCCGAGTGCGCCGCGGCGTTTCTCGAGAATCCCGACGTCCTCAAGACAACGCATGACGTCAAGCGCCTGCTGCTTTTCTTCCCCTCGCTTAGTCCACCCTTTGCCGACACCATGCTCGCGGCCTACGTGCTCGACCCGGAGGAAGGAGCCTATGACGTGGAGACCCTCGCCCGGCGCCGTTTGGGTCGCGAAATCGCCATGCCCAAGCGGCCGTCCCGCCGGGGGCTCTACGAGGAGGCGGAGGAGGACAATTCCGGCACCGCACTTTGCGCACGCGCCCTCGTTCCTCTTTGGGAGGAGCTGAAAAAAGGGCTCGCGCAGCAGCCGCTGCTCGAAAGCCTCTACGAGACGCTCGAGCTTCCGCTCACGCGCGTGCTCGCGGCGATGGAGCGGCATGGCGTGCTCCTCGACGCGGAGCGCCTGGGCGAGCTGGGCCGTGAGCTGGGCGGAGAGTTGCAGACGCTCGGAGCGGAAATCTTCGACATGGCGGGGGAGGAATTCAACCTCAATTCGCCGCGGCAGCTCGCCAAGATTCTCTATGAGAAATTGTCCCTTCCCGTGCTCAAGAAGACCGCCAAAACCAAGGCCGCCTCGACCGGGACCGAGGTGCTTGAGCTGCTCGTGGCCGAGCATCCCATTGCCCAAAAAATCCTGGACTATCGCCAGAAGACCAAGCTCAAGTCCACCTACGTGGATGCGCTTCCGAGGCTCGCGCATCCCCAGACGGGGCGCGTCCACACCTCTTACAACCAGTGCGTTGCGGCGACGGGGCGGCTTTCGTCGTCGGAGCCCAACCTTCAGAACATTCCCATCCGCACGGCGGAAGGGCGCCGGATACGCGAGGCGTTCGTCGCCCCGGAAGGCTGGCGTCTGGTTTCGGCGGATTACTCACAGATCGAACTTCGAATCCTCGCCCACCTGAGCGGCGACGCCGTGCTTGCGAAGGCTTTCGAGCGCGGCGAGGACGTCCATGAGCGCACCGCCGTGGAGATTCTCGGCGCCCAGCCCGGGGAGGTGGCGCCCGACCTGCGCCGGCGCGCGAAAACCGTAAATTTCGGCGTCATCTACGGGATGTCGGCCTACGGCCTGGCGAAACAGGTGGGTGTTGAAATGGGCGAGGCGGCCTCCATGATTCGCGCCTACTTTGAGCGCTACGCGGGCGTGGCGGAACTCCGCGAAGAGGTGCTCAAAGCGGCGCGCGAGACCGGCGTCGTGCACACGCTCTTCGGCCGCGTCCGCCGCATCCCCGAAATTCGCAACCGCAACCGCGTCGTCCGCGAGGCCGCGGAACGAGCGGCCTTCAACACGCCCATTCAGGGAAGCGCCGCCGATCTGATGAAGCGCGCGATGCTGAAGGTCTTCGAGGCGTTTGAAGCACGCGACGACGCGCATCTCATCATGCAGGTCCACGACGAGCTCGTGCTCGAAGCGCGCGAGAACGCGGCGGAAGGCGTCGCCCAAGAGGTGAAAGAGCTGATGGAAGAGGCTTTTGCGCTGAACGTTCCGCTCGCCGTGGACACGAAAATAAGCCGGAGTTGGATGTGA
- a CDS encoding PAS domain S-box protein, which yields EKGHGASEYRYMHKDGTYRWIREEFKLVRDADGNPYELVGYEIDITERKRAEEEMISAKSRLEFLLGSSPAIIYSSETSGDFQLKFISENVYSILGYTAEECLADPEFASYAYLHPDDKERVMLEFQDPEGKDHGVSEYRFPHKDGTYRWIREEYKLVRDADGNPLEYVGYEIDITERKRAEEELVSAKSRLEYLLGSSPAIIYTCEASGDFLLKSVSENVFSILGYPVEECLTDPEFFEDTYVHPDDRERLDSDFEDAVAKGGGTSEYRFLHKNGTYRWMRDEFKLVRDADGNPYEFVGYWIDITQRKWAEEALVESEERFRSVFESSMIGMYRTTPDGRVLMANPAFARMLGYDSVGEIVQHNLEKDGYWAEYERSLFRERLEKEGQITGLEASWTRKDGTSLYVRESAFAVYDKAGRAVYYEGTVEDITERKRAEARLQDSEEKYHNLFRRSNHGIFIHDMDGNIMDVNRKVLDMFGYSKSEILAFRIPDLHPPEAQEASRRAFQKISRDGHANFEIDFKRKNGEIFPAEVASGFFEVAGQKVVQGIVRDITRRKRAEEALRDSEASFRLLFADNPHPMWVYDLETLRFLEVNDAAVEHYGYSRDEFLNMRVTDIRPPEEARRLLESMQEPRSPLRHGGQMKHRLKNSLLIDVEVVSHTLEFDGRKAALVVAQDITERKQAEEQLVHNALHDSLTDLPNRLLLADRMEQMLARSKRRKDYSFAVLFLDLDRFKVVNDSLGHTVGDELLVGVARRLEKCLRSGDTVARVGGDEFTMLLDDIEGPSDATQAAERIQEELAPPFILSERQVFTTASIGIAFSAAGYDRSEDILRDADTAMYRAKELGRARHKVFDETMHTRAVDTFQLQTDLRRAVERNEFLIQYQPIVSLESGKLVGLEALLRWQHPQRGVIPPKEFIYIAEETGFINTIGLWVIQESGRRLRAWQEQFPKNASLFLSINISGKLFIQPDMVPQIGEILQEIDLCPSNLRLEVTEGAVMENTQSATETLSRLKALRVRFHLDDFGTGYSSLSYLHRFPFDGLKIDQSFIDHLSATDGSLDIVRTIVTLARTLHMETIAEGVETAEQLAHLKAIKCQYAQGFLFSKPLDSSAVGPFLESDPQYAVDKDGELL from the coding sequence TGGAAAAGGGCCATGGAGCCAGCGAGTATCGTTATATGCACAAGGACGGCACGTACCGATGGATACGTGAAGAGTTCAAGCTGGTTCGCGACGCCGACGGGAACCCCTACGAGCTCGTCGGCTACGAGATCGACATCACAGAGCGCAAGCGGGCGGAGGAGGAGATGATCTCGGCAAAATCCCGCCTGGAGTTTTTGCTCGGCTCCAGCCCCGCGATCATCTACTCTTCCGAGACTTCCGGGGATTTCCAGCTGAAATTCATCAGCGAAAACGTCTATTCCATCCTAGGCTACACCGCGGAGGAATGCTTGGCCGACCCGGAATTTGCCAGCTACGCGTACCTGCACCCTGACGACAAAGAGCGGGTGATGTTGGAGTTTCAAGACCCGGAAGGCAAAGACCATGGAGTCAGCGAGTATCGTTTCCCGCACAAGGACGGCACGTACCGGTGGATACGTGAGGAGTACAAGCTGGTTCGCGACGCCGACGGGAATCCCCTCGAGTATGTCGGCTACGAAATCGACATAACCGAGCGCAAGCGGGCGGAGGAGGAGTTGGTTTCCGCAAAATCCCGCCTGGAGTATTTGCTCGGCTCCAGCCCGGCGATTATTTACACCTGCGAGGCTTCCGGAGACTTCCTGCTGAAGTCCGTCAGCGAAAACGTCTTTTCCATCCTCGGCTACCCCGTGGAGGAGTGCCTGACCGATCCGGAATTCTTTGAAGACACGTACGTGCACCCTGACGACAGAGAGCGGCTGGACTCGGATTTCGAAGATGCGGTGGCAAAAGGCGGGGGAACCAGCGAGTATCGCTTCTTGCACAAGAACGGCACGTACAGATGGATGCGTGACGAGTTCAAGCTGGTTCGCGACGCCGACGGGAACCCCTACGAGTTCGTCGGCTACTGGATCGACATTACCCAGCGCAAGTGGGCCGAGGAGGCGCTGGTGGAATCCGAGGAACGCTTCCGGAGCGTGTTTGAAAGCTCCATGATCGGCATGTATCGCACGACTCCCGACGGCCGCGTCCTCATGGCGAACCCGGCGTTCGCCCGCATGCTGGGCTACGACTCCGTCGGGGAAATTGTGCAACACAATCTGGAAAAGGACGGCTATTGGGCGGAGTACGAGCGTTCTCTTTTCCGTGAGCGCCTGGAAAAGGAGGGCCAGATTACCGGCTTGGAGGCCTCGTGGACGAGGAAGGACGGAACCTCGTTGTACGTCCGGGAAAGCGCCTTCGCCGTTTACGACAAGGCGGGGCGTGCCGTCTACTACGAGGGGACGGTCGAGGACATCACCGAGCGCAAACGGGCGGAAGCCCGCCTCCAGGACAGCGAGGAGAAATACCACAACCTCTTCCGCCGCTCCAACCATGGAATCTTCATCCACGACATGGACGGCAACATCATGGACGTCAATCGAAAAGTGCTAGACATGTTCGGGTACTCGAAATCCGAGATTCTGGCGTTTCGCATTCCTGACCTGCATCCGCCGGAGGCGCAGGAGGCATCCCGGCGTGCGTTCCAAAAAATTTCCCGGGACGGGCACGCGAATTTCGAGATCGACTTCAAAAGGAAAAACGGCGAGATTTTCCCGGCCGAGGTTGCGTCCGGCTTCTTCGAGGTTGCCGGACAGAAGGTCGTTCAGGGCATCGTTCGCGACATTACCCGCCGTAAGCGCGCCGAGGAGGCGCTGCGCGACAGCGAAGCCAGCTTCCGGCTCCTGTTCGCCGACAACCCACATCCCATGTGGGTGTACGACCTGGAGACGCTCCGCTTCCTCGAAGTCAACGACGCCGCGGTCGAGCACTACGGCTATTCGCGCGACGAGTTCCTCAACATGCGGGTTACGGACATCCGGCCGCCTGAGGAGGCGCGCCGTCTTCTCGAAAGCATGCAAGAGCCCCGCTCGCCTCTGCGGCACGGCGGCCAGATGAAGCATCGCCTGAAAAACAGCCTGCTCATCGACGTGGAGGTCGTTTCGCACACGCTCGAATTCGACGGGCGAAAGGCGGCCCTGGTCGTGGCGCAGGACATCACCGAACGCAAACAGGCGGAAGAGCAGCTCGTCCACAACGCCCTGCATGATTCGCTCACGGACCTGCCCAACCGTCTGCTGCTCGCGGACCGCATGGAGCAGATGCTCGCCCGCTCGAAGCGGCGCAAGGATTACTCGTTCGCCGTCCTGTTCCTGGACCTGGACCGCTTCAAGGTCGTCAACGACAGCCTCGGGCACACGGTGGGGGATGAACTGCTGGTCGGGGTCGCGCGAAGGCTGGAGAAGTGCCTGCGCTCAGGAGACACGGTCGCGCGCGTCGGGGGGGACGAGTTCACCATGCTGCTGGACGACATCGAGGGTCCAAGCGACGCAACGCAGGCCGCCGAGCGTATACAGGAAGAGCTGGCGCCGCCTTTTATCTTGAGCGAGCGGCAGGTCTTTACCACCGCGAGCATCGGAATCGCCTTCAGCGCGGCTGGATACGACCGCTCGGAGGACATCCTGCGCGACGCGGACACGGCCATGTACCGCGCCAAGGAGCTCGGCCGGGCCCGCCACAAAGTTTTTGACGAAACCATGCACACCCGCGCCGTGGACACCTTCCAGCTGCAGACCGACCTCCGGCGGGCCGTGGAGCGCAACGAGTTTCTGATCCAATACCAGCCCATCGTGTCGCTTGAGAGTGGAAAGCTCGTCGGCCTCGAGGCGCTCCTGCGCTGGCAGCACCCGCAGCGCGGCGTGATTCCCCCCAAGGAGTTCATCTACATCGCGGAGGAAACCGGCTTCATCAACACCATCGGCCTCTGGGTCATCCAGGAGTCGGGCCGCCGGCTGCGCGCATGGCAGGAGCAATTTCCCAAGAACGCCTCGCTCTTCCTCAGCATAAACATCTCAGGGAAATTGTTCATCCAGCCCGATATGGTGCCGCAAATCGGCGAAATCCTTCAGGAAATCGACCTCTGCCCGAGCAACCTGCGGCTGGAGGTCACGGAAGGCGCGGTTATGGAGAACACCCAGTCGGCCACCGAGACGCTCTCGCGGCTCAAGGCGCTACGCGTCCGGTTCCACCTGGACGACTTCGGCACGGGCTACTCCTCGTTGAGCTATCTGCACCGCTTCCCGTTCGACGGGCTGAAGATTGACCAGTCGTTCATCGACCACCTGAGCGCGACCGACGGAAGCCTGGACATCGTCCGAACCATCGTGACGCTCGCCCGCACGCTGCACATGGAAACCATCGCGGAAGGCGTGGAGACGGCGGAGCAACTGGCCCACCTGAAGGCGATCAAGTGCCAGTACGCCCAAGGGTTCCTTTTCTCGAAGCCCCTGGACAGCAGCGCCGTGGGGCCGTTCCTGGAATCGGACCCGCAGTACGCGGTTGACAAGGACGGCGAGCTTTTATAA